GGGAtaaattcaataaaatatttcataattaaaggaattatataaattcaatatttgtcactttttatatattactacgaatttgtatttttattaataagatatattcaatttggtacattttatttaatcaGTAATAGCGTTGTAATTAGCATTCTATtagttaataataataatttactatattatataaattaatgatattatatattatcaacAAGTTATAATTGTTCgccttattattattcctcTTTTATGTGAATAAGTAATaacttataattatatttataaattatctatatatttttatatatgaattccATATATTAGTAacattatgttttttataaataagaaGTATACATATTAGTACGAAATGCAAaagaaatatgtaatattttgttaagatatataatataaaataaactgataatctaaaatataatcatatatttcattaataaatatatatttaaaatatatgtattattactAAGGACGTATTAGTGTATTTGTTGATCTGTGATGTGATAATGTCATaatgttttcatttatgtattattaataatttataaaagtaatttattttttttctttttgaagaattaaatttttatgatgtaaaagaataaatattttaaattctataattataacattgtgaaaaatatatatgtttataaatttaatagttAATTATGGTGTTTCCCTTACAAATGGCTATATCTCAAGTGCTACATATTGGTGTATTTATGATGAAAAGAATGCAGACTTCACCTTACATAAAACGTAAATTACATGTTCCCATAACATTTTGATATTATAATTGAAAACATTTAATGTGAATATtgttgtattttatattgaattaacataattataaCTAAATATCCATGTTAGTTGAAAATGTGTAAATGCAAATATTAATAGGATATTACACTATTAATCATTTAAGCCTTAACATTcacaaattaataaaaggagaaaaaaaaaagaaataaaacaaaataataataattaattttctaAAACTCGCATTAGCCATATCTAAACTCTCCAAATACAATAATGTCCGTATATGTtagtttaattttacataggttttattatacttttacaaataaaaagtatacatGTGTTATTTAactttctaaaaaataatttttaaagtgTAAACgacatatttaaaacatatattaatattagaTTAAATAAGTTATTTCAGtctgcaaaaaataaaatttaataaataaaaattattggGAAAACTGCTGCATGGGACAACTTATacataacaatttttaattaaaatatgtttaaatatatattgcatattttctaaaatattttattaaaactgttataacaagtaaaaaatatatcatgtTTTTATGCACTacctataaaaaaaatatttctttattatatcttttaattaatacaaattttaaGCTTTAAAAAGATGAAAGAATTAATAGTATTCAACACACTCtctatttattaatattcttCCTTTAAGTAACACTAAAATCTAATGTATTTGTAGTGAAGTGTAAAAACTagaacacatatataaatatgtatatatacttaattatGCTACTTcatgaattaatatatttatttcagttgtgcttaataaaaatttaattatttatatatatatatatagcagtTTTTGATGtctaatattaaaaaaaaataataaaaaaaatgtaaaatacatttgttaataataaaaactattGTACTACATAAGTTGCATCaattgtaattttatatattaaatttataatatgtattttataataaaaatttgcctaaatcatataaatacataatttatatatataaagcgTATATGTTAAttgcaaaaattaataaatatcaaTAACACAATTTAatggaaaacaaaaaaaaaagaaacaaacaaaaaaaaatatatatatatatatatactaaaatgtaataataaattaggtcaaaagtatacattttaatacgaaaacaaatatatgatatcgtaaaaatttattaatattaaatacatatctttttaccattttgtatcaatatttatttttttattatctatatatgttaataaaatttatatatgtatcaagggaattttttaattatatattttcattaagtATAACGTATGTTTTTATTGGTTACCTGAAGCACGTTTTTCCTGAAagaaatgcatatattattattaagatTTAACTTCATTCCTTCCTAATttaattgaatattttataaattttactaGCATATAAACAACGATAAAAAtacttaataatataactaacaaaaatatatctgTACCCCCATAATTTtccataaattttattaaggTTTCACCCCCGTTCTCATAACTCTCTCCACATAATGctaaatataattcattgCCAACAAAAGAGGACGATAAAAAAAGTGATATAAATCCAATAATTGAAAGCATCCCTGgtataacaaatattaagGCAATATACTTATATGCTGAACgttttaaactttttttttgtgtaggATCTTTACATTGcctgtaattatatatatgactgAATACCTTATATAGTCGTTTTTCAAATACATTATCTATCGTTCTGAACGGTTTACATATAGCACATATCCATTTCTTGAATAATTTGTTGGATGTTTCTgttaaattgtttttattcttaGATTCATTCTTTCCATAATTTTCTGTTTTACTATTATCATCTTCATTTAATGATTGTTGTTTTTCGTAATATATTGattgaatattatttttagaattttCTGAATCATTATGTCCATTTTcaaataacataatatttaattctgcattttttctttccttatcatttactaatttaaatatatcattactTAGATCTAATATACTATCTGTATAATTCTTATTATCTAATGATTTTTGGGAAGTACACTACaaagaaaatgtattatttttattggtTACATGGTGATATATCTATTTAATCACAacgaaaatattttgttgtatgtataaacatatattatatttatattatatgaagaaagaaaaaatataaaggaaCTTATATgagatattattattgtaccacacaattaaaataagaacaTATCCAAATAAAATTGGAATatgtgaaaattttaattaaaataaaagatttcATTGTTCCAttaatatttgaattttttaatgtaataatatattcaagttaataataaattcctTGTATTTTTACAAGGAGTTAATAGAATAATGTTATTTgtataacaattttattatattttatttttaaaaagtattaaatttcaaaaataatatagaaatacataatataaaaaagaaataataattttaaaaatgttttaatgaatatttactttaatgttatttataaaaaaaatcaacattaaataaaatacgttATGgtaaagaatttttattagtaacctatgtatatatatattttaattgtcaggcaaataattataaatttcgTTTAATTAgtactttttataataaaaaataaaagaaaatgacCTCTTTTgttcttaatatatttattttatgtttaaactaaaaaataatatgtcgattacatatgtacattagCATTTACATAAGATATATAACctgtaaaaattttcttttgttttctgataattaatatatttctaagaACGCATTATACTTTTTGAATAATGTAGTTGAAaagcataaataattttttggcTTATAATAGCAAGGATATtactgaaaataaaaaaaggaaaaaagagctaattttttttataagaaaaataagaattttcATGTGTTATATACCAAgaatatatggaaaatatttgtactaatatttaaaaagttgaattttttgtttgaatttacttataaaatttttatatttttaaatattctaatATAATCAAATATTTCACACTTTTGTATCAAGTTATAAcagaatattataattctattataatttaaaaaaatacttaatttttttttattacgaaagagttaattttaattaataaaaatttgtttatttatttataattttttttttttttttgttaaaagtAATTAAATTTGCAAATATATTGAGAAtactaatattaaaaaatatatataaatataaaagtaatatagaaaaaaatacttattgtaattatattaattttaaaaaaattttaaaataaaataattttcaagataaataatattcttaaaaaatctGAAAGTATAAtacttaaaataatatataataaaattacgggaatttatttatattatttttttttcatgaaaACATTATATTGGATAGAAAGCTAGATGCTTTTGCtattgatatataaatagatattactccaatacatataataaattataacgtTTATGCAAGtggaataaattaaataagttTGATACTTCaacaaatatttctttttatgcagaaatatttacaattgATGATTTTTATATCTTACCATTTGTAACACGTAATGACGAGATaactgtaaaaatattatatattaaatgtattattttaattatagaataataaaatgatacaTTTTTTTGCAGGAAAattgcttttttaaaaaataattaatttcatgaaataaaataaaatgaagccttaaaatttttaatatgctATATAATTCAAGTTACCATAAAACTGTGATATAATacaactatttttttcatttattataccATAAGTACATAGTATATgcaactatatatataattataaacatattttgaaAGGTAATTATTCGTGGTCTtcaagtatttttattatttgaatattcATACTTTATCGTAAATAATTACGaatttttagttttataAAGAATACAACAGGGTTCCTCAATAGTTCataatatatcttataaagaataattaaagtacaaattatacaaacatataatattctatttaattaatattttctaaatttccATGTAACTGtgtttgttatttttaggagtatttatattttactatattatctttcatttgtgtatttattaaaaatatctatGGTaacttaaattaattaattatgcgtattcataaaaatgaaaaatttgtaagttatattcttattttacagaaataattaattttttccagagtacatgtatatatcatatacaaacaatatatatatatacgtgcttatttatgtatatatatttactaattcatatatataatgaaactatccccttaatattttttgacttcttgtatatataatataacttGTAATTGTTATTTCTTGGTAATTtagttttataataatagtttacgttttttataattggtgatatattaatgttatttaaTTAAGGGTAAATGACTTtttatatcaatattttttttgataattaaACATTAgtacatcatatatattttcagtaaaaattacattttccTAGCGTTTCATTAAGAATCATTTCTATAGGAATatctaatataaattaattatgtcTTTTAAACTATGCTATTACTACTAATgagtttataaaattatgttatcACAAACTTATAAATTGTAGTTATTcacaaaattgaaaaatatttgtattgtAATGTATAAGTTTTTTCTACAAtgacatatttttcatttaaatttatctttatattgatatttatttttacaaattaatatatcacATTCGAAACTTTACGCATTTGTTGTGCATATactattacattttatttatttgggGTGAATCTAaagaaacgaaaaaaaagaaaaatgaaaattaattcacctattaaaaaatgtatgattCAGTATAATACTGAAAAAATGTAGGACAAACATGAATAACATAGCCAATTTAAATTTGAAAAGAAACATTTCTTTTagcatacataaatattatctaGGGTATACGTTCTTAAatgtttagaaaaaataaataaatataatattctatgttatatatgtaaaactGAAATCAATGTCAAGGAGATATTGTAATGTATGTTATTGTGGAATAtgtaatgttattattaagtACATTACTGTagaatacataataaaaatgtaaaaataaacaaaaatgatgcttatattttttctaatactATTTATGTCATAAtcattatatatctttttgttCCCTATATAAcactttatttattaattaaaagaattattttataataatagaaagacaacgtaaaaaaataaataagaagtaattaaataaattatttgacattatatattatgacataatttatatattttcactggttcacttttttaaaaatttttgttaggtcaaataaaacgaatttttgttttaagtaaaattaaatatagtataataaCATTCATGTAATccattattcattttataaatattatatgtaaaaagaaaaaaaatttatatatatatactgcaAAAAACATTCAATTTGCTTTGTCATACACTAAACAAGacacaaatatttttagtttAAAACATATGAAACATTTCTATAATTACATCAACAAATAATCATTTAAGATTAcaatatgttaaaaataaatagaatacTATTTTCTGTAGtaacaaatattaatttacattttatatcagcaaaataatataaattgtgCTTTATATATCCATTATAACATGTATATAGagatttttcataattttttatgtacgtGCAGATACTTATACATGAATCATAATATTATGTgtgttaaaataatacactAAAATTCAAagtgaaaataattaaaatattaaaattaaaaaaaaaattatatttgtatatttttacttataagAGTAAAAAAGGCTTATGATATAAGGAttaatttatgaaatataaacaaatgtggattttgtttttttattctttatatcaCATAGAatgttacatattttaattgttgAAAAAATTACTGTGAGTAAAGGCTATATTTAGCATTATaagttttacttttttatatgtattaacttatcatattttacatgtttctagaagatatatatataagttggTAAAACTATAGATGTTAATTCTAAGATTAGTACTAATTACTGCAGTAGGAATTAAATTTACATctatcaaataaaaaaggggCGAAAAAATCATTTTGTCTTCTAagacatataataatattccaCTTAATCAAAGGGAAACAAGTAAAGTACAAAGTAAATcctatttattatatacttttaatcCTAAATTCCTTTAATCTgcattaataatatacctAATTCCTTTTGTATAATTTACTT
This genomic interval from Plasmodium brasilianum strain Bolivian I chromosome 1, whole genome shotgun sequence contains the following:
- a CDS encoding hypothetical protein (Plasmodium exported protein), with product MKSFILIKIFTYSNFIWICSYFNCVCTSQKSLDNKNYTDSILDLSNDIFKLVNDKERKNAELNIMLFENGHNDSENSKNNIQSIYYEKQQSLNEDDNSKTENYGKNESKNKNNLTETSNKLFKKWICAICKPFRTIDNVFEKRLYKVFSHIYNYRQCKDPTQKKSLKRSAYKYIALIFVIPGMLSIIGFISLFLSSSFVGNELYLALCGESYENGGETLIKFMENYGGTDIFLLVILLSIFIVVYMLVKFIKYSIKLGRNEVKS